The sequence GCCGGTTGCAAGTTGAAACACCAGTAACCCGAGCAGGAAGAACAGGAATAGGGAAATGACCGATCGGTTCTTTTTAGTAGAAAGATAGAGAATGAGAAAGCCCAGGAGCGGCAACAGTCCCCAATCGTATGTTCTATATGAAAGAAGGATGATTCCTGTGAAAAACAGGGAGGCAGAACTGATAAGGAAAATCGTTTGCTGTGAACGGATCATGGGGGTCCCCCTTGGTTGTTCTTTATAAATACTTTAGCATAATTTTCCTATCTTGTATGAGTCCTTTTTTCGTTAAAGATGAAGAGGCCGTTGCTTGTGGTAAAATTAGGATAAGTTACATAAGAGAGGGGAAAGAACATGTACAAACATATCATATGGGACTTCGACGGCACTCTTTTTGATACATATCCCGTCATGGCTGGCTCCTTCAAGGATACGCTTGAAAGTCATGGAATCGAAGAAACGTTAGAGGAAATCATGAAACAGATGAAGGTATCAATCACATCCGCTCTAAAACACTATGAAGAAAAGTATGGGATTGGGAAAGAATTTGTTACAGCCTACAATTCCAGGAGAAAAAAAGTTGAATTCGACAGGTCCAAGCCCTTTGAAGGAATCGTGGAACTTTGTAAGTATGTTCATGAAACGGGAAGAAGGAATTATCTATATACCCACAGGGGAGAGTCATCGATCAGGATGCTGGAGAGTTACGGATTGACGGCTTACTTTTCAGACTTCATTACCTCACAGCACGGATTTGAGCGGAAGCCGAGTCCCGATGCCATTCAACA is a genomic window of Rossellomorea sp. y25 containing:
- a CDS encoding HAD-IA family hydrolase — protein: MYKHIIWDFDGTLFDTYPVMAGSFKDTLESHGIEETLEEIMKQMKVSITSALKHYEEKYGIGKEFVTAYNSRRKKVEFDRSKPFEGIVELCKYVHETGRRNYLYTHRGESSIRMLESYGLTAYFSDFITSQHGFERKPSPDAIQHLIRTHDIDQLEAIMIGDRDLDLESGKNAGISSCFFTDKRVANPHADFVVTSVEELYKII